A single Phoenix dactylifera cultivar Barhee BC4 chromosome 1, palm_55x_up_171113_PBpolish2nd_filt_p, whole genome shotgun sequence DNA region contains:
- the LOC103701569 gene encoding uncharacterized protein LOC103701569 isoform X2, with amino-acid sequence MAKFLWAKAKRKDLEPVRDDFSDFLFASQSKKFKTLDAELPLVIKEEEPVIPLEFEQQLPKEQTYSSMQQARAVMAENIPDFKSNGNSKFCFHKPLKAAVVQSPCSTDVSFRLHSDLISGQYFLPRDPNLMIMEEVPMENRPVPVKNHFDVVPLVPSQAFVTSHVIEDVMSRSNLLEPMEAEEEQDALMELEEDMEQQYHMTAQLYTSNPVLWSGFF; translated from the exons ATGGCCAAATTCTTGTGGGCAAAGGCGAAGAGGAAGGACCTGGAGCCGGTGCGCGACGACTTCTCGGACTTCTTGTTCGCTTCTCAGTCTAAAAAGTTCAAAACGCTG GATGCTGAGTTGCCGCTGGTTATCAAGGAAGAAGAGCCCGTAATTCCTCTGGAATTTGAACAGCAGCTGCCAAAGGAGCAGACGTATAGCAGCATGCAGCAAGCGAGAGCTGTGATGGCTGAAAATATTCCCGATTTCAAATCAAATGGAAACAGCAAATTCTGTTTTCACAAGCCATTGAAAGCAGCGGTGGTTCAGTCTCCATGTTCTACTGATGTTTCATTCAGACTGCACTCAGATTTGATTTCTG GTCAATACTTCCTGCCAAGGGATCCCAACTTGATGATAATGGAGGAGGTTCCTATGGAGAACAGACCAGTTCCAGTCAAGAACCACTTCGATGTAGTTCCTTTAGTGCCATCGCAGGCCTTTGTGACCAGTCATGTAATAGAGGATGTTATGTCAAGAAGCAATCTGTTGGAGCCAATGGAAGCCGAAGAAGAACAAGATGCCTTAATGGAACTCGAAGAGGACATGGAGCAACAATACCATATGACAGCACAGCTCTACACATCAAATCCTGTGTTGTGGTCAG GCTTTTTCTGA
- the LOC103701570 gene encoding auxin-induced protein 6B-like translates to MDSKNPNKITEIVRLQQMLKKWKKLAVAPKSNSKSIKFLKRTLSFSDASSALSGDVPKGYLAVCVGEEMQRFVIPTEYLSRRAFAVLLREAEEEFGFQQEGVLRIPCEVSVFESILKVVKKNKGGFCHCSSEAGVAQAHDPLKPMCR, encoded by the coding sequence ATGGATTCCAAAAACCCCAACAAGATCACAGAAATAGTTAGGTTGCAACAGATGCTAAAGAAGTGGAAGAAGCTTGCAGTTGCACCAAAGAGCAACAGCAAGAGCATCAAGTTCCTGAAGAGGACCCTCTCCTTTTCCGACGCTTCATCAGCACTCTCTGGAGATGTCCCCAAGGGGTACCTTGCTGTCTGTGTTGGAGAGGAAATGCAGAGGTTCGTGATCCCTACCGAGTATTTGAGTCGCAGAGCCTTCGCAGTTCTGCTCAGAGAAGCAGAAGAGGAGTTCGGGTTCCAGCAGGAAGGTGTGCTGAGGATCCCCTGTGAGGTCTCCGTATTCGAGAGCATACTCAAGGTGGTGAAGAAAAATAAGGGTGGGTTTTGCCATTGTTCCTCAGAGGCTGGAGTTGCTCAGGCCCATGACCCACTAAAACCAATGTGCAGATGA
- the LOC103701569 gene encoding uncharacterized protein LOC103701569 isoform X1, which produces MAKFLWAKAKRKDLEPVRDDFSDFLFASQSKKFKTLDAELPLVIKEEEPVIPLEFEQQLPKEQTYSSMQQARAVMAENIPDFKSNGNSKFCFHKPLKAAVVQSPCSTDVSFRLHSDLISGNKSQYFLPRDPNLMIMEEVPMENRPVPVKNHFDVVPLVPSQAFVTSHVIEDVMSRSNLLEPMEAEEEQDALMELEEDMEQQYHMTAQLYTSNPVLWSGFF; this is translated from the exons ATGGCCAAATTCTTGTGGGCAAAGGCGAAGAGGAAGGACCTGGAGCCGGTGCGCGACGACTTCTCGGACTTCTTGTTCGCTTCTCAGTCTAAAAAGTTCAAAACGCTG GATGCTGAGTTGCCGCTGGTTATCAAGGAAGAAGAGCCCGTAATTCCTCTGGAATTTGAACAGCAGCTGCCAAAGGAGCAGACGTATAGCAGCATGCAGCAAGCGAGAGCTGTGATGGCTGAAAATATTCCCGATTTCAAATCAAATGGAAACAGCAAATTCTGTTTTCACAAGCCATTGAAAGCAGCGGTGGTTCAGTCTCCATGTTCTACTGATGTTTCATTCAGACTGCACTCAGATTTGATTTCTGGTAATAAAA GTCAATACTTCCTGCCAAGGGATCCCAACTTGATGATAATGGAGGAGGTTCCTATGGAGAACAGACCAGTTCCAGTCAAGAACCACTTCGATGTAGTTCCTTTAGTGCCATCGCAGGCCTTTGTGACCAGTCATGTAATAGAGGATGTTATGTCAAGAAGCAATCTGTTGGAGCCAATGGAAGCCGAAGAAGAACAAGATGCCTTAATGGAACTCGAAGAGGACATGGAGCAACAATACCATATGACAGCACAGCTCTACACATCAAATCCTGTGTTGTGGTCAG GCTTTTTCTGA
- the LOC103701455 gene encoding ethanolamine-phosphate cytidylyltransferase-like, whose amino-acid sequence MGGSVEFDTNRWIWDGACYSQLVGLGGIMITIAILWLSTGYFGGIGLPYFPYFWLDLGIFYKKKSRKRPVRVYMDGCFDLMHYGHANALRQAKALGDELVVGVVSDEEIVANKGPPVLSMEERLILVSGLKWVDEVIANAPYAITEEFMNTLFNKYNIDYIIHGDDPCVLPDGTDAYGPAKKAGRYKQIKRTEGVSSTDIVGRILSSLRGGEVDENYNKASQSEPGGSIRTQLSHFLPTSRRIMQFSNGKGPEPDAHVVYIDGAFDLFHAGHVEILRCARQLGDFLLVGVHSDQTVSERIGCHPIMHLHERSLSVLACRYVDEVIIGAPWEVTRDMISTFNISLVVHGTVAEGSCNSEVDPYAIPKSMGIFKTIASPKVITSTLVARRIMDNHEAYKKRNAKKSKSENKYYAEKKFVSED is encoded by the exons ATGGGCGGCTCTGTGGAATTTGACACCAATCGTTGGATCTGGGATGGGGCGTGCTATTCCCAACTGGTTGGGCTTGGAGGAATTATGATCACCATCGCCATTCTCTGGCTCTCAACCGGCTATTTCGGAGGGATTGGACTTCCATACTTCCCCTACTTCTGGCTGGATTTAGGCATCTTCTACAAGAAGAAAAGTAGGAAGAGGCCAGTGAGGGTTTACATGGATGGGTGCTTCGACCTCATGCATTACGGCCATGCGAATGCATTGCGGCAGGCCAAGGCTTTGGGGGATGAATTGGTGGTGGGAGTCGTCAGTGACGAAGAGATTGTGGCCAACAAGGGTCCTCCTGTTTTGTCTATGGAAGAGAG GTTGATCCTTGTTAGTGGGCTCAAGTGGGTGGATGAGGTCATTGCAAATGCTCCTTATGCAATCACTGAAGAATTCATGAACACTCTTTTCAATAAGTACAACATTGACTACATTATACATGGAGATGATCCTTGCGTACTACCTGATGGAACTGATGCTTATGGACCGGCTAAGAAGGCAGGGCGTTATAAGCAAATCAAGCGCACTGAAGGAGTCTCGAGCACTGATATTGTTG GCAGAATATTATCGTCATTGAGAGGTGGAGAAGTGGATGAGAATTATAATAAGGCATCTCAGTCTGAACCTGGTGGCTCAATTAGAACACAGCTATCTCATTTTCTGCCTACATCTCGTCGGATCATGCAGTTTTCCAATGGGAAG GGACCTGAACCAGATGCTCATGTGGTGTATATAGATGGTGCTTTTGATCTTTTCCATGCTGGTCATGTTGAG ATCCTAAGATGTGCTAGACAACTTGGAGATTTTCTACTTGTAGGTGTCCACAGTGACCAAACCGTGAG TGAAAGGATAGGATGCCATCCCATAATGCACCTCCATGAACGTAGCCTCAGTGTACTTGCATGCCGATATGTTGATGAAGTCATCATCGGTGCTCCTTGGGAAGTTACCAGAGATATG ATCAGTACATTCAATATATCATTGGTTGTGCATGGGACAGTAGCTGAGGGCAGTTGTAAT AGTGAGGTTGACCCATACGccatacccaagagcatgggaaTTTTCAAGACGATTGCAAGCCCCAAAGTTATCACTTCAACATTGGTGGCCAGAAGAATAATGGATAATCATGAAGCTTACAAG AAACGGAATGCGAAAAAGAGCAAAAGTGAGAACAAATATTATGCAGAGAAGAAATTTGTGTCCGAAGATTGA